One genomic window of Roseobacter ponti includes the following:
- a CDS encoding GTA head formation protein, RCAP_rcc01685 family, with translation MSEPGLERFECAPGLRLQAHERVAEIQHIHLLRRLDRVEEMMERLERRLWLTVYGIVAMILGQGLQSIIAAVP, from the coding sequence ATGAGTGAGCCGGGTCTTGAGCGGTTTGAATGCGCGCCCGGCCTGCGGTTGCAGGCCCATGAACGCGTCGCCGAAATCCAGCATATTCATCTTCTGCGCCGACTCGACCGGGTGGAAGAAATGATGGAACGGCTCGAAAGACGCCTCTGGCTCACCGTCTACGGGATCGTGGCGATGATCTTGGGCCAGGGGCTTCAGTCCATCATCGCAGCCGTGCCGTGA
- a CDS encoding phage portal protein, with product MVFDFLRRQGPVEAPGQKASATGPVVAYQTSGRVAWSPRDTVSLTRTGFAGNPVGFRSVKLIAEAAAALPLVLQDREQRFETHPVLSLVESPNPMQGRAELLEALYAQLLLTGNGYVEAVASETGEPAELHVLRSDRMSVVPGSDGWPVAYEYAVGGRRHRFDASGTAVPVCHIRSFHPQDDHYGFSPMQAAAMALDVHNSASRWSKALLDNAARPSGAIVYRSAEGQGTMSTDQYDRLVSEMESHHQGARNAGRPMLLEGGLDWKPMGFSPSDMEFQKTKEAAAREIALAFGVPPMLLGIQGDATYANYQEAHRAFYRLTVLPLATRVTAALTKWIAGHTGEPLMLKPDLDQVPALATERDAQWNRVAGADFLTQAEKRALLGLPAVSSDE from the coding sequence ATGGTTTTCGACTTTCTGAGGCGACAGGGTCCTGTCGAAGCGCCGGGCCAGAAGGCAAGCGCCACAGGGCCGGTGGTGGCCTATCAGACTTCGGGCCGCGTGGCCTGGAGCCCGCGGGATACGGTTTCGCTGACCCGGACCGGGTTTGCCGGAAATCCGGTCGGTTTCCGGTCCGTAAAGCTGATTGCTGAGGCCGCAGCGGCGCTGCCGCTGGTGCTGCAGGACCGCGAACAACGCTTTGAAACACATCCGGTGCTTTCGCTGGTTGAGAGTCCCAATCCGATGCAGGGACGGGCCGAACTGCTTGAGGCGCTTTATGCGCAGCTGCTGCTGACCGGCAACGGTTACGTGGAGGCGGTGGCCTCGGAAACCGGGGAGCCTGCTGAGCTGCATGTTCTGCGGTCTGACCGCATGAGTGTGGTGCCGGGGTCTGATGGCTGGCCGGTTGCCTATGAGTACGCGGTGGGCGGGCGCAGGCACCGGTTTGACGCGTCGGGCACGGCTGTGCCGGTCTGTCATATCCGCAGCTTCCATCCACAGGATGATCATTACGGCTTCAGCCCGATGCAGGCGGCCGCCATGGCGCTTGATGTGCACAATTCAGCGAGCCGCTGGTCGAAAGCGCTGCTCGACAATGCTGCGCGGCCTTCGGGCGCGATTGTCTATCGCAGTGCTGAAGGGCAGGGCACGATGAGCACGGACCAGTACGACCGCCTCGTCAGTGAAATGGAAAGCCATCATCAGGGCGCGCGTAACGCCGGGCGACCTATGCTGCTCGAGGGCGGGCTCGACTGGAAACCGATGGGGTTTTCGCCGTCCGACATGGAATTTCAGAAGACCAAGGAAGCCGCCGCCCGTGAGATTGCTCTGGCCTTTGGTGTACCGCCGATGCTGCTGGGCATCCAGGGCGATGCGACCTATGCCAACTATCAGGAAGCGCATCGGGCGTTCTATCGCCTGACCGTGTTGCCGCTTGCCACACGTGTGACCGCGGCCCTGACCAAATGGATCGCAGGGCACACTGGTGAGCCGCTGATGCTGAAACCCGATCTCGATCAGGTGCCGGCGCTTGCCACAGAGCGCGACGCGCAGTGGAACCGGGTCGCAGGCGCTGATTTCCTGACCCAGGCCGAAAAGCGGGCCCTGCTGGGCCTTCCGGCGGTGAGTTCTGATGAGTGA
- a CDS encoding DNA-packaging protein, translating to MRSGASWIGSAAREVQDSFLNELSEGELLALPYLFEFWAMEHQLPPDGDWRSWVIMGGRGAGKTRAGAEWVRAQVEGALPLDEGRSRRVALVGETIDQVREVMIFGDSGILACSPPDRRPVWEAGRRRLVWPNGAVATVHSAYDPEGLRGPQFDAAWVDELAKWKKAEATWDMLQFALRLGDDPRVCVTTTPRNVGVLKDLLKSPSTVVTQAPTEANAANLAASFLEEVRARYKGTRLGRQELDGILLEDAEGALWTTKGIEACRIREAPELDRIVVALDPATTSGSASDECGIVVAGVSMQGNPQDWRAVVLDDCTISGASPSAWAEAAIQAMEKYGADRLVAEVNQGGQMVAEVLRQVDPMVPFKGVHASRGKAARAEPVAALYEQGRVKHVPGLDALEDQMCRMTVRGFEGRGSPDRVDALVWALHALMIEPVAQWRAPRVRAL from the coding sequence TTGAGATCGGGTGCAAGCTGGATCGGCTCCGCTGCACGCGAGGTGCAGGACAGCTTTCTGAATGAACTCAGCGAGGGAGAGCTTCTGGCTCTCCCTTACCTCTTTGAATTCTGGGCGATGGAGCATCAGCTTCCGCCCGACGGCGACTGGCGGTCATGGGTGATCATGGGCGGCCGGGGTGCCGGCAAAACGCGTGCGGGTGCCGAATGGGTGCGCGCGCAGGTCGAGGGTGCCTTACCGCTCGACGAGGGCCGGTCGCGCCGTGTGGCGCTGGTGGGGGAGACCATCGACCAGGTCCGCGAAGTGATGATTTTCGGCGACAGCGGGATACTCGCCTGCTCACCGCCCGACCGCAGACCCGTGTGGGAAGCCGGACGCAGGCGTCTGGTCTGGCCAAATGGTGCGGTTGCGACAGTACACTCAGCATACGACCCCGAAGGGTTGCGCGGACCACAGTTCGACGCGGCCTGGGTCGATGAGCTGGCAAAATGGAAAAAAGCAGAAGCGACCTGGGACATGCTTCAGTTTGCGCTGCGGCTGGGGGACGATCCGCGGGTCTGTGTGACGACCACCCCGCGCAACGTGGGCGTGTTGAAAGATCTGCTGAAATCACCATCGACCGTGGTGACCCAGGCGCCGACGGAGGCCAATGCGGCCAATCTCGCTGCATCCTTTCTGGAGGAGGTGCGCGCACGCTACAAAGGCACGCGGCTTGGCCGGCAGGAGCTGGACGGGATCCTTCTGGAGGATGCTGAAGGCGCGCTCTGGACCACGAAAGGTATTGAGGCCTGCCGCATCCGGGAGGCGCCGGAGCTTGACCGGATCGTCGTAGCGCTTGATCCCGCAACCACCAGCGGATCAGCGTCCGACGAATGCGGGATCGTTGTGGCCGGTGTCTCAATGCAGGGTAATCCGCAGGACTGGCGGGCCGTCGTTCTGGACGACTGCACAATCAGCGGTGCGAGCCCGTCGGCCTGGGCTGAGGCGGCGATACAGGCGATGGAGAAATACGGTGCGGACCGGCTGGTCGCTGAAGTGAACCAGGGCGGGCAGATGGTCGCGGAAGTGCTGCGCCAGGTGGATCCGATGGTACCTTTTAAGGGCGTTCATGCGAGCCGGGGCAAAGCTGCACGGGCTGAACCGGTGGCGGCACTCTATGAGCAGGGACGGGTGAAACACGTGCCCGGGCTGGATGCGCTGGAAGATCAGATGTGCCGCATGACGGTGCGTGGATTTGAGGGGCGCGGATCGCCCGACCGCGTGGATGCGCTCGTCTGGGCGCTGCACGCGCTGATGATCGAACCGGTTGCGCAGTGGCGTGCGCCACGGGTGCGTGCGCTCTGA
- the mltG gene encoding endolytic transglycosylase MltG, whose amino-acid sequence MWRHIASNAVTALIVLLFLAGGLILWGQRQYIGPGPLTEAICLQVERGTNMRRVSADLEEQGAVGSAAIFRMGADYADKASELKAGSYLVVPGASMEEIVGLVTRGGASTCGTEVVYRVGVSRVGVQLRELDPETGRFEEMAEFNPTEDETPDIYTDRKAKAGTRFRVALAEGVTSWQVVESLKAMDVLEGDVEFLPEEGSLAPDSYEVRPGDARADVIARMQAAQETRIADAWAARSPELPIETPEELLVLASIIEKETGVPEERGQVASVFVNRLNRGMRLQTDPTVIYGVTEGRGTLGRGLRQSELRRETPWNTYVIDGLPPTPIANPGTASLEAAAQPPETPFVFFVADGTGGHAFAETLDEHNRNVAAWREIEAERRQQSQ is encoded by the coding sequence ATGTGGCGACATATCGCGTCTAATGCAGTGACAGCGCTGATTGTGCTGCTGTTTCTGGCCGGCGGGCTGATCCTCTGGGGGCAGCGGCAGTATATCGGCCCCGGACCGCTCACTGAGGCGATCTGCCTGCAGGTGGAGCGTGGCACGAACATGCGCCGCGTGAGCGCGGACCTCGAAGAACAGGGGGCCGTGGGATCGGCTGCGATTTTCCGTATGGGGGCTGATTACGCCGACAAAGCCTCAGAGCTTAAAGCCGGCAGTTACCTTGTCGTACCCGGTGCGTCGATGGAAGAGATCGTAGGGCTCGTGACCCGGGGCGGTGCCAGCACCTGCGGCACGGAAGTGGTCTACCGCGTGGGTGTGAGCCGCGTCGGTGTGCAACTGCGCGAGCTTGATCCCGAAACCGGACGGTTTGAGGAAATGGCCGAATTTAATCCGACCGAGGACGAAACGCCTGATATCTATACGGACCGGAAGGCCAAAGCCGGCACACGGTTCCGCGTGGCCCTGGCCGAGGGCGTGACCAGCTGGCAGGTCGTTGAAAGTCTCAAAGCGATGGATGTGCTGGAGGGCGATGTTGAGTTTCTGCCCGAAGAAGGATCCCTGGCCCCTGACAGTTATGAGGTGCGCCCCGGCGATGCCCGTGCCGATGTGATCGCGCGCATGCAGGCCGCACAGGAAACACGGATCGCCGACGCATGGGCCGCGCGCAGCCCTGAGCTGCCCATTGAGACGCCCGAAGAGCTGTTGGTCCTGGCCTCAATCATCGAAAAGGAAACCGGCGTGCCCGAAGAGCGCGGCCAGGTTGCCAGTGTTTTTGTGAACCGCCTGAACCGCGGCATGCGCCTGCAGACCGACCCGACGGTGATCTATGGTGTCACCGAGGGGCGCGGGACGCTGGGGCGCGGCCTGCGCCAGAGTGAGCTGCGCAGGGAGACGCCCTGGAACACCTATGTGATTGACGGGCTGCCGCCCACCCCGATTGCCAACCCGGGCACGGCGAGCCTTGAGGCTGCGGCGCAGCCTCCTGAGACGCCGTTCGTGTTCTTTGTGGCCGACGGCACAGGCGGGCACGCATTTGCCGAAACGCTTGATGAGCATAACCGAAACGTCGCTGCCTGGCGCGAGATCGAAGCTGAACGCCGCCAGCAGAGCCAGTAA
- the fabF gene encoding beta-ketoacyl-ACP synthase II gives MRRVVITGLGLVTPLADGVEESWSRILDGQSGAGPITGFDPSKLVTQYACEVPLGDGSDGTFDAGKYMEPKEQRKVDTFILFGMAAAQQAVEDAGWQPEDTESLERTGVLIGSGIGGLNSIANTAIMMAEKGPRRVSPFFVPGALINLISGQVSIRYGFKGPNHSVVTACSTGAHAIGDASRLIQHGDADVMIAGGAEAAICEIGIAGFNACKALSTKRGDDPQKASRPYDADRDGFVMGEGAGIVVLEEYEHAKARGAKIYAEVLGYGLSGDAYHITAPSEDGEGGERSMRNALRNAGLKPADVDYINAHGTSTMADTIELGAVERLMGDHAGNVTMSSTKSATGHLLGAAGAIEAIFSILAIRDQVAPPTINLDNPAVETLIDLAPNARRERKIDVALSNSFGFGGTNASVVFGKVS, from the coding sequence ATGCGCAGAGTAGTTATCACGGGCCTGGGCCTGGTGACACCTTTGGCAGACGGCGTGGAGGAAAGCTGGTCGCGCATTCTGGACGGGCAGTCCGGCGCGGGACCGATCACCGGGTTTGACCCGTCAAAGCTGGTCACGCAATACGCCTGCGAAGTGCCCCTTGGCGACGGCAGTGACGGCACATTCGATGCCGGCAAATACATGGAGCCCAAAGAGCAGCGTAAGGTCGATACCTTTATCCTTTTTGGCATGGCCGCCGCACAGCAGGCCGTTGAGGATGCAGGCTGGCAGCCTGAGGACACTGAAAGCCTCGAGCGGACCGGCGTGCTGATCGGCTCAGGGATCGGCGGGCTCAACTCAATCGCTAATACCGCCATCATGATGGCTGAAAAGGGGCCGCGGCGCGTGTCGCCATTCTTTGTGCCCGGCGCTCTGATCAACCTGATCTCGGGGCAGGTCAGCATCCGCTATGGTTTTAAGGGCCCGAACCACTCGGTCGTGACGGCCTGTTCCACCGGCGCGCATGCCATCGGCGACGCAAGCCGGCTTATTCAGCATGGCGATGCGGATGTGATGATCGCAGGAGGGGCCGAGGCCGCGATCTGTGAGATCGGGATCGCGGGCTTCAATGCCTGCAAAGCACTGAGCACCAAACGCGGCGATGATCCGCAAAAGGCCAGTCGCCCCTATGACGCGGACCGCGACGGGTTCGTAATGGGCGAGGGTGCGGGCATTGTGGTTCTGGAGGAATATGAGCACGCCAAAGCGCGCGGCGCGAAGATCTATGCCGAAGTGCTGGGCTATGGCCTCTCAGGCGACGCTTATCACATCACCGCACCGTCCGAGGACGGTGAAGGCGGAGAACGGTCCATGCGCAACGCGCTGCGCAATGCAGGGCTGAAGCCCGCAGATGTGGATTATATCAACGCGCACGGAACATCGACAATGGCGGATACGATTGAGCTTGGCGCTGTTGAGCGGCTGATGGGCGATCACGCGGGCAATGTAACGATGTCCTCGACAAAATCCGCGACCGGGCATCTGCTGGGTGCTGCCGGTGCCATTGAGGCGATCTTTTCCATCCTGGCGATCCGCGATCAGGTGGCCCCGCCGACCATTAATCTGGACAACCCGGCGGTGGAGACACTGATCGATCTTGCGCCCAACGCCAGACGGGAGCGCAAAATTGACGTGGCGCTGTCGAACTCCTTTGGCTTTGGCGGCACCAATGCGAGCGTTGTTTTCGGGAAAGTCAGCTGA
- a CDS encoding GNAT family N-acetyltransferase translates to MSRTIPTINTQRLTLRGMRAEDFRRFAEIWSMPEVVEYIDAEPWPRSKAWAAFLRHAGHWQITGFGQWAIHRHREAEMSGQVGFFYAKRDLGEDFDDFPEAGWVLAPEEHGKGYGIEAVKAAHDWFDRVVTGRLVCMIAPENERSLTIAGKMGYVALRDAVHDGDPVKLLARKGPPQ, encoded by the coding sequence ATGTCGCGTACGATACCCACCATCAATACGCAGCGTCTGACCCTGCGCGGCATGCGCGCGGAGGATTTCCGGCGCTTTGCCGAAATCTGGTCGATGCCCGAAGTTGTCGAATACATCGACGCCGAGCCATGGCCACGCAGCAAGGCCTGGGCGGCGTTTCTGCGGCATGCCGGGCACTGGCAGATCACCGGATTCGGACAATGGGCCATCCATCGCCACCGGGAAGCGGAGATGTCCGGTCAGGTCGGGTTTTTCTATGCCAAACGCGATCTGGGTGAGGATTTCGATGATTTCCCTGAAGCCGGGTGGGTTCTGGCGCCCGAAGAGCATGGAAAAGGGTACGGGATTGAGGCGGTGAAAGCAGCACATGACTGGTTTGACCGTGTGGTAACAGGGCGGCTGGTCTGCATGATCGCACCCGAAAATGAACGCTCTCTGACGATCGCAGGAAAAATGGGGTATGTTGCACTGCGCGATGCGGTGCATGACGGTGACCCGGTAAAACTGCTGGCGCGCAAAGGGCCGCCGCAGTGA
- a CDS encoding acyl carrier protein, whose product MSDVADRVKKIVVEHLGVEEDKVTENASFIDDLGADSLDTVELVMAFEEEFGIEIPDDAAETIQTFGDAVKFISEAS is encoded by the coding sequence ATGAGCGACGTCGCAGATCGCGTTAAGAAAATCGTTGTCGAGCACCTGGGTGTTGAAGAGGACAAAGTTACCGAAAACGCGTCGTTCATCGACGATCTCGGTGCGGACAGCCTCGACACAGTTGAACTGGTCATGGCATTCGAAGAAGAGTTCGGTATCGAAATCCCCGATGATGCGGCCGAAACAATCCAGACATTCGGTGATGCAGTTAAATTCATCTCTGAAGCTTCCTGA
- the fabG gene encoding 3-oxoacyl-ACP reductase FabG: MFDLTGKNALVTGASGGIGAEIARVLHGAGATVGLSGTRTEPLEALAAELGERAHVLPCNLGDSEAVNALPKEAAEAMGSVDILVNNAGITRDNLFMRMSDEEWQSVLDVNLTATFRLCKGVMRGMMKARWGRIVNISSVVGATGNPGQANYAASKAGMVGMSKSLAYEVASRGITVNAVAPGFIETAMTDKLTDDQKAGIMGQIPAGRMGTPDEIASAVLFLASAEAAYVTGTTLHVNGGMAML, translated from the coding sequence ATGTTTGATCTGACGGGGAAGAACGCGCTGGTGACGGGCGCATCGGGAGGCATCGGGGCCGAGATCGCGCGCGTGCTGCACGGGGCCGGCGCGACGGTTGGACTGTCTGGCACCCGAACGGAGCCGCTGGAGGCGCTCGCCGCCGAGCTTGGCGAGCGCGCCCACGTGCTGCCCTGTAACCTCGGGGACAGTGAGGCCGTGAACGCTTTGCCGAAAGAGGCCGCAGAAGCGATGGGATCGGTGGACATTCTGGTGAACAACGCCGGCATCACCCGCGACAACCTCTTTATGCGCATGTCGGATGAAGAATGGCAGTCAGTGCTGGATGTGAACCTGACGGCGACCTTCCGCCTGTGCAAAGGCGTGATGCGCGGCATGATGAAAGCGCGCTGGGGCCGGATCGTGAATATCTCGTCCGTTGTGGGGGCCACCGGCAACCCGGGCCAGGCCAATTACGCAGCCTCCAAAGCAGGCATGGTCGGCATGTCGAAAAGCCTCGCCTATGAGGTGGCGAGCCGGGGCATCACGGTCAATGCCGTGGCTCCGGGATTTATCGAAACAGCGATGACCGACAAACTGACGGACGACCAGAAAGCCGGGATCATGGGGCAGATTCCGGCTGGCAGGATGGGCACACCTGACGAAATCGCGTCGGCGGTGCTCTTTCTTGCGAGCGCAGAAGCTGCTTATGTGACCGGTACCACCTTGCATGTAAACGGTGGGATGGCCATGTTATAG
- the fabD gene encoding ACP S-malonyltransferase, with protein MSIAFVFPGQGAQTIGMGQALAAEWPAAQAVFDEVDDALGEKLSDLIREGDIETLTLTENAQPALMATSIAALRALEAEGIGLDRVSYVAGHSLGEYSALAAAGTFSVADAARLLRTRGRAMQKAVPVGQGAMAAVLGLDFDTVTEIAAKAAEGQVCQVANENDPAQNVVSGDKEAVERATVLAKEAGAKRALLLPVSAPFHCALMAPAAEVMAGALQEVQMTAPKVPLVANVLAEAVTDPAQIRDLLIRQVTGQVRWKTSVEWMAAQGVTSFWEIGAGKALSGMIRRIAKEAETRSIGAPDDIKAALEA; from the coding sequence ATGAGCATTGCATTCGTCTTTCCGGGCCAGGGAGCGCAGACCATCGGCATGGGTCAGGCACTGGCCGCAGAATGGCCGGCGGCACAGGCGGTCTTTGATGAGGTCGACGACGCGCTGGGGGAAAAGCTCAGTGATCTGATCCGCGAGGGCGATATCGAAACGCTCACGCTCACGGAAAATGCTCAGCCTGCGCTGATGGCGACCTCCATTGCGGCACTGCGGGCGCTGGAAGCGGAAGGGATCGGGCTCGACCGGGTCTCATATGTGGCGGGCCATTCGCTGGGGGAATATTCAGCGCTGGCCGCGGCGGGCACGTTTTCGGTGGCTGATGCGGCCCGGCTTTTGCGGACGCGCGGGCGGGCGATGCAAAAGGCCGTGCCGGTCGGGCAGGGGGCGATGGCGGCGGTTCTGGGGCTTGATTTTGATACGGTGACGGAGATCGCCGCGAAGGCCGCAGAAGGGCAGGTCTGTCAGGTTGCGAATGAGAACGACCCTGCACAGAATGTTGTCTCGGGCGATAAGGAGGCGGTAGAACGCGCCACGGTACTGGCCAAAGAGGCCGGCGCAAAGCGCGCGCTGTTGCTGCCCGTGTCCGCGCCCTTTCACTGTGCGCTGATGGCGCCGGCGGCAGAGGTGATGGCCGGTGCCCTGCAGGAGGTGCAGATGACGGCACCAAAGGTCCCGCTTGTGGCTAATGTGCTGGCCGAAGCCGTGACAGACCCCGCACAGATCCGCGATCTGCTGATCCGCCAGGTGACAGGGCAGGTGCGCTGGAAAACCTCAGTGGAGTGGATGGCAGCACAGGGCGTCACATCCTTCTGGGAGATCGGCGCCGGCAAAGCCCTGAGCGGTATGATCCGGCGCATCGCAAAAGAAGCGGAGACGCGCAGCATAGGCGCGCCTGATGACATCAAAGCGGCCCTCGAGGCCTGA
- a CDS encoding cytochrome b/b6 domain-containing protein translates to MPLSNTARHYGAVTKMFHWLTALLILTLIPLGIFANDLPYDTSEELARKAWYFSLHKTLGVTVFFVALARIAWALSQPKPGLLHPDRKLESLAAETVHWLLYGSLLLVPLTGWIHHAATEGFAPIWWPLGQNLPLMPESERLAAVTAGLHIVFERVLAFSVLLHIAGALKHHFIDRDSTLRRMLPGRPAVPDLQGTHHIAMPLIAAVVIWAGALGTGSVLGLYEKHGATVQAAALEDVQSDWAVQDGTLSITVTQLGSEVTGSFADWTAAISFDETVTQGPAGSVDVTISIGSLTLGSVTSQAMGADFFDAESFPTASFTADIIAGPEGYLADGTVTIRDNAVPVQLPFTLDITDGTAVMQGSTTLDRRDYNIGDGQKDESSLGFSVGVTVSLTAREAT, encoded by the coding sequence ATGCCCCTTTCCAATACCGCCCGCCATTATGGCGCTGTGACCAAGATGTTTCACTGGCTGACGGCACTGCTGATCCTGACGCTTATCCCTCTGGGCATCTTTGCAAACGATCTGCCGTATGACACCTCAGAAGAGCTGGCCCGCAAGGCCTGGTATTTCTCGTTGCACAAAACGCTGGGGGTCACGGTGTTCTTTGTGGCGCTTGCGCGTATCGCCTGGGCGCTGAGCCAGCCCAAACCGGGACTGCTGCACCCTGACCGCAAACTGGAAAGCCTGGCCGCCGAAACCGTGCACTGGCTGCTTTACGGCTCGCTGCTGCTGGTGCCGCTCACCGGCTGGATTCACCATGCCGCGACCGAGGGGTTTGCGCCGATCTGGTGGCCGCTGGGGCAGAACCTGCCACTTATGCCCGAATCAGAGAGGCTGGCGGCAGTCACTGCCGGGCTGCACATCGTATTTGAGCGGGTGCTGGCCTTTTCTGTGCTGCTGCATATCGCGGGCGCTCTGAAACACCACTTCATCGACCGGGACAGCACCCTGCGCCGTATGCTGCCCGGACGGCCGGCGGTCCCGGATCTGCAGGGCACCCATCACATTGCCATGCCGCTGATCGCCGCTGTCGTCATCTGGGCCGGCGCGCTGGGAACAGGATCCGTTCTGGGGCTTTATGAAAAACACGGCGCGACCGTGCAGGCGGCAGCGCTTGAGGATGTGCAGTCTGACTGGGCTGTGCAGGATGGCACCCTGTCGATCACCGTCACACAGCTCGGCTCGGAAGTGACCGGCTCCTTTGCCGACTGGACCGCTGCCATCAGCTTTGACGAAACCGTCACCCAGGGGCCCGCAGGCTCGGTCGATGTGACGATCTCCATCGGCTCACTCACGCTGGGGTCGGTCACATCTCAGGCGATGGGCGCGGATTTCTTTGACGCCGAAAGCTTTCCGACGGCCAGCTTTACTGCCGATATCATAGCAGGCCCTGAGGGTTATCTGGCCGATGGCACGGTGACCATTCGCGATAACGCCGTGCCGGTGCAGCTTCCCTTCACACTTGATATCACCGATGGCACCGCTGTCATGCAGGGCAGCACGACGCTTGACCGGCGCGATTACAACATCGGCGACGGTCAGAAAGACGAAAGCTCGCTGGGGTTTTCTGTGGGCGTCACGGTGTCGCTGACAGCGCGTGAAGCGACCTGA
- a CDS encoding YceI family protein: MKPIAFAAALAAATVTAGSAFADAEKYVLDASHSQVLFSYNHLGFSTTYGMFSGFEGEIMFDQEDPAASSVTVSMPVMSMFTGWEKREGHFMSDDFFGAEEGDMVTFTSTGIEVTGEDTAKITGDLTMNDITKSVVLDAVLNKTGDHPQAGKPWAGFDATTTLLRSDFEVGAFAPFVSDEVEVMISLEAMKAE, translated from the coding sequence ATGAAACCCATCGCTTTTGCCGCAGCCCTCGCTGCTGCCACAGTCACCGCCGGCAGCGCGTTTGCCGACGCGGAGAAATATGTTCTCGACGCCAGCCACAGCCAGGTGCTCTTCAGCTACAATCACCTCGGTTTTTCGACAACCTACGGCATGTTCTCGGGCTTTGAAGGCGAGATCATGTTTGATCAGGAAGACCCTGCAGCATCGTCAGTCACCGTATCCATGCCCGTTATGAGCATGTTCACAGGCTGGGAAAAGCGTGAGGGGCACTTCATGTCGGACGACTTTTTCGGCGCTGAAGAAGGTGACATGGTGACTTTCACCTCGACCGGTATCGAAGTGACCGGTGAGGACACAGCCAAAATCACCGGCGATCTGACCATGAATGACATCACCAAATCCGTGGTGCTCGATGCTGTGCTGAACAAAACCGGCGATCATCCGCAGGCGGGTAAGCCCTGGGCTGGTTTTGACGCGACGACAACGCTTCTGCGGTCTGACTTTGAGGTAGGCGCCTTTGCCCCCTTCGTCAGCGATGAGGTCGAAGTGATGATTTCTCTGGAAGCCATGAAAGCTGAGTAA
- the rpsF gene encoding 30S ribosomal protein S6: MPLYEHVMIARQDLSNTQAEGLIEHFGAVLSDNGGSLVDHEYWGVKTMAYKINKNRKGHYAFLRSDAPAPAVQEMERLMRLHDDVMRVLTIKVDEHAELPSVQMQKRDERGDRRERR, translated from the coding sequence ATGCCGCTATATGAGCATGTTATGATCGCACGTCAGGACCTGTCTAACACACAGGCCGAAGGGCTGATCGAACATTTCGGCGCCGTTCTCTCGGACAACGGCGGATCTCTCGTGGATCACGAATACTGGGGCGTCAAAACGATGGCTTATAAGATCAACAAAAACCGCAAGGGCCACTATGCCTTTCTGCGCTCGGACGCACCCGCTCCGGCCGTCCAGGAAATGGAGCGCCTGATGCGCCTGCACGACGATGTGATGCGGGTTCTGACCATTAAGGTCGATGAACACGCCGAACTGCCCTCCGTGCAGATGCAGAAACGTGACGAGCGCGGCGACCGCCGTGAGCGTCGTTGA
- the rpsR gene encoding 30S ribosomal protein S18 has protein sequence MASKPFFRRRKVCPFSGDNAPKIDYKDTRLLQRYISERGKIVPSRITAVSAKKQRELARAIKRARFLALLPYAVK, from the coding sequence ATGGCCTCTAAACCATTTTTCCGTCGTCGCAAGGTCTGCCCCTTCTCGGGCGACAACGCACCGAAGATCGACTACAAGGACACCCGTCTGCTGCAGCGCTACATCTCTGAGCGTGGCAAGATCGTGCCTTCCCGTATCACCGCAGTCTCCGCAAAAAAGCAGCGCGAACTTGCGCGCGCCATCAAACGCGCCCGCTTTCTTGCCCTGCTGCCCTACGCTGTGAAGTAA